From Streptomyces zhihengii, the proteins below share one genomic window:
- the atpA gene encoding F0F1 ATP synthase subunit alpha — protein sequence MAELTIRPEEIRDALENFVQTYQPDAASREEVGTVSLAGDGIAKVEGLPSAMANELLKFEDGTLGLALNLEEREIGAIVLGEFSGIEEGQSVTRTGEVLSVAVGEGYLGRVVDPLGNPIDGLGEIETSGRRALELQAPTVMQRKSVHEPMETGYKAVDAMTPIGRGQRQLIIGDRQTGKTALAVDTIINQRDNWRSGDVNKQVRCIYVAIGQKGSTIASVRGALEEAGALEYTTIVAAPASDPAGFKYLAPYTGSAIGQQWMYEGKHVLIIFDDLSKQADAYRAVSLLLRRPPGREAYPGDVFYLHSRLLERCAKLSDEMGAGSMTGLPIVETKANDVSAFIPTNVISITDGQCFLESDLFNAGQRPALNVGISVSRVGGSAQHKAMKQVSGRLRVDLAQFRELEAFAAFGSDLDAASKASLERGKRMVELLKQAQYQPMSTENQVVSVWAGTTGKMDEVPVQDIRRFERELLDYLHREEGGLMSSIREGGKMSDDTLTKVADSIAAFKKQFETHDGKLLGEDAPATVNVSK from the coding sequence ATGGCGGAGCTCACGATCCGGCCGGAGGAGATCCGGGACGCGCTGGAGAACTTTGTCCAGACGTACCAGCCGGACGCGGCCTCGCGCGAGGAGGTCGGTACGGTCAGCCTTGCCGGCGACGGCATCGCGAAGGTCGAGGGTCTTCCCTCGGCCATGGCAAACGAGCTGCTGAAGTTCGAGGACGGCACCCTCGGTCTCGCCCTCAACCTCGAGGAGCGCGAGATCGGCGCGATCGTCCTCGGTGAGTTCAGCGGCATCGAGGAGGGCCAGTCGGTCACCCGCACCGGCGAGGTCCTGTCCGTCGCCGTCGGCGAGGGCTACCTCGGCCGCGTTGTCGACCCGCTCGGCAACCCGATCGACGGTCTCGGCGAGATCGAGACGTCCGGCCGCCGCGCCCTCGAGCTGCAGGCCCCCACGGTCATGCAGCGCAAGTCGGTGCACGAGCCGATGGAGACCGGCTACAAGGCCGTCGACGCGATGACCCCGATCGGCCGTGGCCAGCGTCAGCTGATCATCGGCGACCGCCAGACGGGCAAGACCGCCCTGGCCGTCGACACGATCATCAACCAGCGCGACAACTGGCGCTCGGGCGACGTGAACAAGCAGGTCCGCTGCATCTACGTCGCCATCGGCCAGAAGGGCTCCACCATCGCGTCCGTTCGCGGCGCGCTGGAGGAGGCCGGTGCCCTGGAGTACACGACGATCGTCGCCGCTCCGGCGTCCGACCCGGCCGGCTTCAAGTACCTCGCCCCCTACACCGGCTCGGCCATCGGCCAGCAGTGGATGTACGAGGGCAAGCACGTCCTGATCATCTTCGACGACCTGTCGAAGCAGGCCGACGCCTACCGCGCCGTGTCGCTGCTGCTGCGCCGCCCGCCGGGCCGTGAGGCCTACCCGGGTGACGTCTTCTACCTGCACTCGCGTCTGCTGGAGCGCTGCGCCAAGCTCTCCGACGAGATGGGCGCCGGTTCGATGACCGGTCTTCCGATCGTCGAGACCAAGGCGAACGACGTGTCGGCGTTCATCCCGACCAACGTCATCTCCATCACCGACGGCCAGTGCTTCCTGGAGTCCGACCTGTTCAACGCCGGCCAGCGTCCGGCCCTGAACGTCGGTATCTCGGTCTCCCGTGTCGGTGGCTCCGCCCAGCACAAGGCCATGAAGCAGGTCTCCGGCCGTCTCCGTGTCGACCTCGCCCAGTTCCGTGAGCTGGAGGCGTTCGCCGCCTTCGGTTCCGACCTGGACGCGGCCTCGAAGGCGTCGCTGGAGCGCGGCAAGCGCATGGTCGAGCTGCTGAAGCAGGCCCAGTACCAGCCGATGTCCACCGAGAACCAGGTCGTCTCCGTCTGGGCCGGCACCACCGGCAAGATGGACGAGGTCCCGGTCCAGGACATCCGCCGCTTCGAGCGGGAGCTGCTGGACTACCTGCACCGCGAGGAGGGCGGCCTCATGTCGTCCATCCGCGAGGGCGGGAAGATGTCGGACGACACCCTGACCAAGGTCGCGGACTCCATCGCGGCGTTCAAGAAGCAGTTCGAGACGCACGACGGCAAGCTGCTCGGCGAGGACGCTCCGGCGACCGTCAACGTCTCGAAGTGA
- the atpD gene encoding F0F1 ATP synthase subunit beta: MTTSVETAAATGRVARVIGPVVDVEFPVDAMPDIYNALHVEVADPAEEGAKKTLTLEVAQHLGDGIVRTISMQPTDGLVRQATVTDTGVGISVPVGDFTKGKVFNTLGEVLNHPEENANVGERWPIHRKAPAFDQLESKTEMFETGLKVVDLLTPYVKGGKIGLFGGAGVGKTVLIQEMIMRVANLHEGVSVFAGVGERTREGNDLIAEMEESGVLDKTALVFGQMDEPPGTRLRVALAGLTMAEYFRDVQKQDVLFFIDNIFRFTQAGSEVSTLLGRMPSAVGYQPNLADEMGLLQERITSTRGHSITSMQAIYVPADDLTDPAPATTFAHLDATTVLSRPISEKGIYPAVDPLDSTSRILDPRYIAQDHYDTAMRVKGILQKYKDLQDIIAILGIDELGEEDKLVVHRARRVERFLSQNTHAAKQFTGVDGSDVPLDESISAFNAICDGEYDHFPEQAFFMCGGIEDLKSNAKELGVS, encoded by the coding sequence ATGACGACCTCTGTTGAGACGGCTGCTGCCACGGGCCGCGTCGCCCGGGTCATCGGCCCGGTCGTCGACGTGGAGTTCCCCGTCGACGCGATGCCCGACATCTACAACGCCCTTCACGTCGAGGTCGCCGACCCCGCCGAGGAAGGCGCCAAGAAGACGCTGACCCTCGAGGTGGCGCAGCACCTCGGTGACGGCATCGTCCGCACCATCTCGATGCAGCCCACCGACGGCCTGGTCCGCCAGGCCACGGTGACCGACACGGGCGTGGGCATCAGCGTCCCGGTCGGCGACTTCACCAAGGGCAAGGTGTTCAACACCCTCGGTGAGGTGCTGAACCACCCCGAGGAGAACGCCAACGTCGGTGAGCGCTGGCCGATCCACCGCAAGGCCCCGGCCTTCGACCAGCTCGAGTCCAAGACCGAGATGTTCGAGACCGGCCTGAAGGTCGTCGACCTTCTCACCCCGTACGTCAAGGGTGGAAAGATCGGTCTGTTCGGTGGTGCCGGTGTCGGCAAGACCGTGCTGATCCAGGAAATGATCATGCGTGTCGCCAACCTCCACGAGGGCGTCTCCGTCTTCGCGGGTGTCGGTGAGCGTACGCGTGAGGGCAACGACCTGATCGCGGAGATGGAGGAGTCCGGCGTTCTCGACAAGACCGCGCTGGTCTTCGGTCAGATGGACGAGCCCCCGGGCACCCGTCTGCGCGTCGCCCTGGCCGGTCTGACCATGGCGGAGTACTTCCGCGATGTGCAGAAGCAGGACGTGCTCTTCTTCATCGACAACATCTTCCGGTTCACCCAGGCCGGTTCCGAGGTGTCCACCCTGCTCGGCCGTATGCCGTCCGCGGTGGGTTACCAGCCGAACCTCGCCGACGAGATGGGTCTGCTCCAGGAGCGCATCACCTCGACGCGTGGTCACTCGATCACCTCGATGCAGGCGATCTACGTCCCCGCGGACGACCTGACCGACCCGGCGCCGGCCACCACGTTCGCCCACCTCGACGCGACGACGGTGCTCTCCCGTCCGATCTCGGAGAAGGGCATCTACCCCGCGGTGGACCCGCTGGACTCCACGTCCCGCATCCTGGACCCGCGCTACATCGCGCAGGACCACTACGACACCGCGATGCGCGTCAAGGGGATCCTCCAGAAGTACAAGGACCTCCAGGACATCATCGCGATCCTCGGTATCGACGAGCTGGGCGAGGAGGACAAGCTGGTCGTCCACCGTGCCCGTCGTGTCGAGCGCTTCCTGTCCCAGAACACCCACGCGGCGAAGCAGTTCACCGGCGTGGACGGTTCGGACGTGCCGCTCGACGAGTCGATCTCCGCGTTCAACGCGATCTGCGACGGTGAGTACGACCACTTCCCCGAGCAGGCGTTCTTCATGTGCGGTGGCATCGAGGACCTCAAGAGCAACGCCAAGGAACTCGGCGTCTCCTGA
- a CDS encoding F0F1 ATP synthase subunit epsilon — MAAELHVELVAADRSVWSGEATLVVARTASGDIGVMPGHQPLLGVLESGPVTIRTTEGSTVVAAVHGGFISFADNKLSLLAEIAELADEIDVKRAERALERAKSDTDGAAERRADVRLRAVAAG; from the coding sequence TTGGCTGCTGAGCTGCACGTCGAGCTGGTCGCCGCGGACCGCAGTGTCTGGTCCGGCGAGGCCACCCTGGTGGTCGCGCGCACCGCGTCCGGCGACATCGGCGTCATGCCCGGTCACCAGCCGCTGCTGGGTGTGCTGGAATCGGGCCCGGTGACCATTCGTACGACTGAGGGATCGACCGTCGTGGCCGCCGTTCACGGTGGCTTCATCTCCTTCGCCGACAACAAGCTGTCTCTGCTCGCGGAGATCGCCGAGCTGGCGGACGAGATCGACGTCAAGCGCGCCGAGCGCGCGCTGGAGCGCGCGAAGTCCGACACGGACGGCGCCGCCGAGCGCCGCG
- the atpB gene encoding F0F1 ATP synthase subunit A — protein MADNGCGFPAPGLHSFLFKPIFTVGGFEFNKVMLLALITTLVVVTFFTMAFGKAKVVPGKLQMIGEAGYDFVRRGIVYETLGKREGEKYVPLMVSIFFFVWIMNIWSVIPLAQFPVSSIIAYPAVLALIVYVIWVSLTFKRHGFVGGWKNITGYDPSLGPIKWLVSFIEFFSNLLVRPFTHAVRLFANMFAGHLMLVMFTVASWYLLNSYMIPAAGVSFVMTMAMIVFELFVQAVQAYVFVLLACTYIQGALAEHH, from the coding sequence CTGGCCGACAACGGCTGTGGCTTTCCGGCGCCGGGCCTGCACTCCTTCCTCTTCAAGCCGATCTTCACCGTCGGCGGCTTCGAGTTCAACAAGGTGATGCTGCTCGCGCTCATCACCACGCTCGTCGTCGTCACGTTCTTCACGATGGCTTTCGGGAAGGCCAAGGTCGTCCCGGGCAAGCTCCAGATGATCGGTGAGGCGGGCTACGACTTCGTCCGCCGCGGCATCGTCTACGAGACGCTCGGCAAGCGGGAGGGCGAGAAGTACGTCCCGCTGATGGTCTCGATCTTCTTCTTCGTCTGGATCATGAACATCTGGTCCGTGATCCCGCTGGCGCAGTTCCCGGTCTCGTCGATCATCGCCTACCCCGCGGTCCTGGCGCTGATCGTCTACGTGATCTGGGTGTCGCTGACCTTCAAGCGCCACGGTTTCGTGGGCGGTTGGAAGAACATCACCGGCTACGACCCGTCGCTCGGCCCGATCAAGTGGCTCGTGTCGTTCATCGAGTTCTTCTCGAACCTGCTGGTGCGGCCGTTCACGCACGCCGTGCGACTCTTCGCCAACATGTTCGCCGGTCACCTGATGCTGGTGATGTTCACCGTCGCCTCCTGGTACCTGCTGAACAGCTACATGATCCCGGCCGCGGGCGTCTCGTTCGTGATGACCATGGCCATGATCGTCTTCGAACTCTTCGTGCAGGCCGTCCAGGCGTACGTCTTCGTCCTCCTGGCCTGCACCTACATCCAGGGCGCTCTCGCCGAGCACCACTGA
- a CDS encoding F0F1 ATP synthase subunit B, giving the protein MIANIVQLAAGEEQNPLLPPGPELLVGTIAFAIVFFFFAKKLLPNINRVLEERREAIEGGMEKADAAKIEAESVLEQYKAQLAEARHEAARLRQEATEQGTAIIAEMKAEGQRQREEIIAAGHAQIAADRKAAAAALRQDVGKLATDLAGKLVGESLEDSARQSRTIDRFLDELEAKAEVAR; this is encoded by the coding sequence GTGATCGCCAACATCGTTCAGCTGGCGGCCGGGGAGGAGCAGAACCCGCTTCTGCCCCCGGGCCCCGAGCTGCTCGTCGGCACGATCGCCTTCGCCATCGTCTTCTTCTTCTTCGCGAAGAAGCTCCTTCCGAACATCAACCGTGTTCTTGAGGAGCGTCGCGAGGCCATCGAAGGCGGCATGGAGAAGGCCGATGCGGCCAAGATCGAGGCCGAAAGCGTCCTGGAGCAGTACAAGGCCCAGCTCGCCGAGGCCCGCCACGAGGCCGCCCGCCTGCGCCAGGAGGCGACCGAGCAGGGCACCGCGATCATCGCCGAGATGAAGGCGGAAGGCCAGCGGCAGCGTGAGGAGATCATCGCGGCCGGCCACGCCCAGATCGCGGCCGACCGCAAGGCCGCTGCCGCCGCGCTGCGCCAGGACGTGGGCAAGCTCGCCACCGACCTGGCCGGCAAGCTCGTCGGTGAGTCCCTCGAGGACAGCGCCCGCCAGAGCCGCACCATCGACCGCTTCCTCGACGAGCTCGAGGCGAAGGCCGAGGTCGCGCGATGA
- a CDS encoding arsenate reductase/protein-tyrosine-phosphatase family protein, with amino-acid sequence MTAPQGRGIAETSSTGPTFRILHVSTGNVCRSPITERLTRHALSDRLGDPLTGGLIVESAGTWGHEGAPMEANAEVVLADFGADASGFMGRELLDEHVIRADLVLTATRDHRAQVISMGHSAGLRTFTLKEFTRLVRAIDPTTLPDPHEGVVERARALVRAAAALRGWLLAPSPDADEVFDPYGAPITFFRSIGDEIHQALDPVVTALTGVPPKV; translated from the coding sequence TTGACCGCCCCGCAGGGGCGTGGCATAGCGGAGACCAGCAGTACGGGACCGACCTTCCGCATCCTCCACGTCAGCACCGGCAACGTCTGCCGCTCGCCGATCACCGAGCGGCTGACCCGCCATGCCCTGAGCGACCGCCTCGGCGATCCCCTCACGGGCGGCCTGATCGTGGAGAGCGCCGGCACCTGGGGGCACGAGGGCGCCCCGATGGAGGCCAACGCCGAGGTGGTCCTCGCGGACTTCGGCGCGGACGCGAGCGGGTTCATGGGGCGGGAGCTCCTGGACGAGCACGTGATCCGCGCGGACCTGGTGCTCACGGCGACCCGTGACCACCGGGCCCAGGTGATCTCCATGGGGCACTCGGCGGGGCTGCGGACCTTCACGCTGAAGGAGTTCACCCGCCTGGTGCGGGCGATAGACCCGACCACGCTGCCCGACCCGCACGAGGGCGTCGTGGAACGCGCCCGCGCCCTGGTGCGCGCGGCGGCGGCCCTCCGCGGGTGGCTGCTGGCGCCGAGCCCGGACGCGGACGAGGTGTTCGATCCGTACGGGGCGCCGATCACGTTCTTCCGCTCCATCGGCGACGAGATCCACCAGGCGCTGGACCCCGTGGTGACCGCCCTGACGGGCGTGCCGCCCAAGGTCTGA
- a CDS encoding F0F1 ATP synthase subunit delta: MNGASREALAAAHESLDALTDSTSADAAKLAGELAAVTALLDREVSLRRVLTDPAQSGEAKAELAGRVLDGQIGGQTVDLIKGMVRARWSQSRDLVDSLEELAATADLTSAQKTGRLDNVEDELFRFGRILATSPELRSALTDRAATAAAKGELLGSLLGGKAEKVTERLIVGLVTHPRGRSLEAGLDSLSKLAAERRDRMVAVVTSAVPLTEAQKQRLGAGLARIYGREMHLNLEVDPEVLGGISVRVGDELINGTVQERIDEAKRRIAG; the protein is encoded by the coding sequence ATGAACGGAGCCAGCCGCGAGGCGCTGGCCGCCGCGCACGAGTCCCTCGACGCGCTGACCGACTCCACGTCGGCCGACGCGGCGAAGCTCGCCGGCGAGCTGGCCGCCGTCACCGCGCTGCTCGACCGTGAGGTGTCGCTGCGTCGGGTCCTCACCGACCCGGCGCAGTCCGGCGAGGCCAAGGCCGAGCTGGCCGGGCGTGTGCTCGACGGACAGATCGGCGGGCAGACCGTCGACCTGATCAAGGGCATGGTCCGCGCGCGCTGGTCGCAGTCGCGCGACCTGGTCGACTCGCTGGAGGAGCTGGCGGCCACCGCCGACCTCACCTCCGCGCAGAAGACCGGGCGTCTGGACAACGTCGAGGACGAGCTGTTCCGCTTCGGGCGGATCCTCGCCACCAGCCCCGAGCTCCGCTCGGCGCTGACCGACCGTGCCGCCACGGCGGCCGCCAAGGGCGAGCTGCTCGGCTCCCTGCTCGGCGGCAAGGCCGAGAAGGTCACCGAGCGTCTGATCGTCGGTCTCGTCACGCACCCGCGGGGACGTAGCCTGGAAGCGGGACTCGACTCCCTTTCCAAGCTCGCCGCGGAGCGCCGGGACCGGATGGTCGCCGTCGTGACCTCCGCGGTGCCGCTCACCGAGGCGCAGAAGCAGCGTCTCGGCGCGGGTCTGGCACGGATCTACGGCCGCGAGATGCACCTGAACCTCGAGGTGGACCCCGAGGTTCTCGGCGGCATCTCGGTCCGGGTCGGCGACGAGCTGATCAACGGCACCGTCCAGGAGCGCATCGACGAGGCCAAGCGTCGGATCGCCGGCTGA
- a CDS encoding F0F1 ATP synthase subunit gamma produces MGAQLRVYKRRIRSVTATKKITKAMEMIAASRIVKAQRKVAASTPYATELTRAVTAVATGSNTKHPLTTEAETPARAAVLLVTSDRGLAGGYSSNAIKAADRLIERLRGEGKEVDSYIVGRKGVAYYGFRERKVTESWTGFTDSPEYSDAKKVAAPLIEAVQKDTAEGGVDELHIVFTEFVSMMTQNPVDDRMLPLSLEKAEETQGKNEILPLFDFEPSAEDVLDALLPRYVESRVYNALLQAAASEHAARRRAMKSATDNAGELINTLSRLANAARQAEITQEISEIVGGSAALADATAGSDK; encoded by the coding sequence ATGGGAGCGCAGCTCCGGGTCTACAAGCGTCGCATCCGGTCCGTCACCGCGACGAAGAAGATCACCAAGGCGATGGAGATGATCGCCGCCTCGCGCATCGTCAAGGCGCAGCGCAAGGTGGCGGCCTCCACGCCGTACGCGACCGAGCTCACCCGCGCGGTCACGGCGGTGGCGACCGGGTCGAACACGAAGCACCCTCTGACCACGGAGGCCGAGACCCCGGCCCGCGCCGCGGTGCTGCTCGTCACGAGCGACCGCGGTCTGGCCGGCGGCTACTCCTCCAACGCCATCAAGGCGGCGGACCGTCTCATCGAGCGGCTGCGCGGCGAGGGCAAGGAGGTCGACTCCTACATCGTCGGCCGCAAGGGTGTCGCGTACTACGGCTTCCGTGAGCGCAAGGTCACGGAGTCGTGGACCGGGTTCACGGACAGCCCGGAATACTCGGACGCCAAGAAGGTGGCCGCCCCGCTCATCGAGGCCGTCCAGAAGGACACCGCGGAGGGTGGCGTCGACGAGCTGCACATCGTCTTCACGGAATTCGTGTCGATGATGACGCAGAACCCCGTCGACGACCGGATGCTGCCGCTCAGCCTCGAGAAGGCGGAGGAGACGCAGGGGAAGAACGAGATTCTTCCGCTGTTCGACTTCGAGCCGTCGGCGGAGGACGTCCTCGACGCCCTTCTGCCGCGCTACGTCGAGAGCCGTGTCTACAACGCACTGCTGCAGGCCGCGGCTTCCGAGCACGCGGCCCGTCGCCGGGCGATGAAGTCGGCCACCGACAACGCGGGCGAGCTGATCAACACGCTCTCCCGACTTGCCAACGCGGCCCGCCAGGCCGAAATCACCCAGGAAATCAGCGAGATCGTCGGTGGCTCCGCAGCCCTGGCCGACGCGACCGCGGGGAGTGACAAGTAA
- a CDS encoding MraY family glycosyltransferase, with amino-acid sequence MREYLLTLCVTVAVTYLLTGPVRKFAIAAGAMPEIRARDVHREPTPRLGGIAMFGGLCAGLLVADHLAHLNDVFELSNEPRALLSGAALIWLIGVLDDKFEIDALIKLGGQMIAAGVMVAQGLTILWIPVPGVGTVSLTAWQGNLLTVALVVITINAVNFVDGLDGLAAGMVCITSGAFFMYAYRLWYGYGIEEAAPATLFAAILMGMCLGFLPHNMHPARIFMGDSGSMLIGLVLAAGAISITGQVDPDRLGIFVGGEREATHAMLPVFMPLLLPLTITALPVADLALAIVRRTWRGQSPFAADRGHLHHRLLEIGHSHSRAVLIMYFWSALIAFGTVAYSVHSASMWIVLAIAGLSAVGLVLLLLPRFRPRAPRWAESFVPPRYRRRRKGRRPSPADEAAGTARQESGAAGDGHPERTDGDEDEYARVRVGVGGVNGATALGARSRLPDRRKAGTRG; translated from the coding sequence GTGCGCGAGTACCTGCTGACGCTCTGTGTCACGGTAGCGGTGACTTACCTGCTGACCGGACCGGTGCGGAAGTTCGCCATCGCAGCCGGCGCGATGCCGGAGATCCGTGCGCGTGACGTGCACCGGGAACCGACACCGCGGCTCGGCGGCATCGCCATGTTCGGCGGTCTGTGCGCAGGTCTGCTGGTCGCGGACCATCTGGCGCACCTCAACGACGTCTTCGAGCTGTCGAACGAGCCGCGGGCGCTGCTCTCCGGAGCGGCGCTGATCTGGCTGATCGGCGTCCTCGACGACAAGTTCGAGATCGACGCCCTGATCAAGCTCGGCGGCCAGATGATCGCCGCCGGTGTGATGGTGGCGCAGGGTCTGACGATCCTGTGGATCCCCGTGCCCGGTGTGGGCACCGTCTCGCTCACCGCCTGGCAGGGCAACCTGCTGACGGTGGCGCTGGTCGTCATCACCATCAACGCGGTCAACTTCGTCGACGGCCTGGACGGTCTCGCGGCCGGCATGGTGTGCATCACCTCCGGCGCCTTCTTCATGTACGCCTACCGCCTCTGGTACGGGTACGGGATCGAGGAGGCCGCCCCGGCGACGCTGTTCGCGGCGATCCTGATGGGCATGTGCCTCGGCTTCCTGCCGCACAACATGCATCCCGCCCGGATCTTCATGGGCGACTCCGGTTCGATGCTGATCGGCCTGGTGCTCGCGGCCGGCGCCATCTCCATCACGGGCCAGGTGGACCCGGACCGTCTCGGCATCTTCGTCGGCGGCGAGCGCGAGGCCACCCACGCGATGCTCCCGGTCTTCATGCCGCTCCTGCTGCCGCTGACCATCACCGCGCTGCCGGTGGCCGACCTGGCACTGGCCATCGTGCGCAGGACCTGGCGCGGCCAGTCGCCGTTCGCCGCCGACCGCGGCCATCTCCACCACCGGCTGCTGGAGATCGGGCACTCGCACAGCCGCGCGGTGCTGATCATGTACTTCTGGTCGGCGCTGATCGCCTTCGGCACCGTCGCGTACTCGGTGCACTCGGCGTCGATGTGGATCGTGCTGGCCATCGCGGGGCTGAGCGCGGTGGGTCTGGTGCTCCTGCTGCTGCCGCGGTTCCGGCCGCGGGCGCCGCGCTGGGCGGAGTCGTTCGTGCCGCCGCGCTACCGGCGCCGCCGCAAGGGCCGGCGTCCGTCGCCGGCGGACGAGGCGGCCGGGACCGCCCGGCAGGAGTCCGGGGCGGCCGGTGACGGCCACCCGGAGCGGACGGACGGCGACGAGGACGAGTACGCCCGGGTGCGGGTGGGTGTCGGCGGCGTCAACGGGGCGACCGCGCTGGGCGCTCGTTCGCGCCTTCCTGACCGGCGGAAGGCCGGTACGCGCGGCTGA
- the glyA gene encoding serine hydroxymethyltransferase, whose protein sequence is MSVTHEARPAPVVDDSPGFEALRRQDPQAADILYGEAARQAGSLQMIAAENFTSPAVLAALGSPLANKYAEGYPGARHHGGCEFADAAERLAVERARALFGAEHANVQPHSGSSAVLAAYAALLRPGDTVLAMGLAYGGHLTHGSPANFSGRWFDFVAYGVDAETGLVDYHQLRTLARHHRPKAIVCGSISYPRHPDYAAFREVADEVGAYLIADAAHPIGLVAGGAAPSPVPYADIVCATTHKVLRGPRGGMILCGSELADRVDRAVFPFTQGGAQMHTIAAKAVAFGEAATPAYASYAHQVVANARELADALAGEGLAVLTGGTDTHIVGADPAALGVDGRTARGRLAAAGIVLDTCALPYGDGRGIRLGTAAVTTQGMGQREMVRIAQLFAAAIREEDGVAARVRELAGRFPAYGR, encoded by the coding sequence ATGTCCGTGACACACGAAGCGCGCCCCGCACCGGTCGTCGACGACAGCCCCGGCTTCGAGGCGCTGCGCCGGCAGGACCCGCAGGCGGCCGACATCCTGTACGGCGAGGCGGCGCGGCAGGCCGGCTCGCTCCAGATGATCGCCGCCGAGAACTTCACCTCGCCCGCCGTACTCGCCGCCCTCGGGTCGCCGCTCGCGAACAAGTACGCCGAGGGCTACCCGGGCGCCCGGCACCACGGCGGCTGCGAGTTCGCCGACGCCGCCGAGCGCCTCGCCGTGGAGCGGGCCAGGGCGCTCTTCGGGGCCGAGCACGCCAATGTGCAGCCCCATTCCGGGTCCTCGGCGGTGCTGGCCGCCTACGCGGCCCTGCTGCGCCCCGGGGACACGGTGCTGGCGATGGGGCTGGCGTACGGCGGGCACCTCACCCACGGTTCGCCGGCGAACTTCTCCGGCCGCTGGTTCGACTTCGTCGCGTACGGCGTGGACGCCGAGACCGGGCTCGTCGACTACCACCAGCTCCGCACCCTGGCCCGGCACCACCGCCCGAAGGCGATCGTCTGCGGCTCGATCTCGTACCCGCGCCACCCCGACTACGCCGCCTTCCGCGAGGTCGCCGACGAGGTCGGCGCGTATCTGATCGCTGACGCCGCGCACCCCATCGGGCTGGTGGCGGGCGGGGCCGCGCCGAGCCCGGTGCCGTACGCGGACATCGTGTGCGCGACCACGCACAAGGTCCTGCGCGGGCCGCGCGGCGGGATGATCCTGTGCGGGAGCGAACTGGCCGACCGGGTCGACCGCGCGGTGTTCCCGTTCACGCAGGGCGGTGCGCAGATGCACACCATCGCGGCCAAGGCGGTGGCCTTCGGGGAGGCGGCGACGCCCGCGTACGCCTCCTACGCCCACCAGGTGGTCGCCAACGCGCGGGAGCTCGCGGACGCGCTGGCCGGCGAGGGTCTCGCGGTGCTCACGGGCGGTACGGACACCCACATCGTGGGTGCGGACCCGGCCGCGCTGGGCGTGGACGGCCGGACGGCCCGGGGACGGCTCGCGGCCGCGGGCATCGTGCTCGACACCTGCGCCCTGCCCTACGGCGACGGCCGGGGGATCCGGCTGGGCACCGCGGCGGTCACCACCCAGGGCATGGGGCAGCGTGAGATGGTCCGCATCGCGCAGCTGTTCGCGGCAGCGATCCGCGAGGAGGACGGGGTGGCCGCGCGGGTGCGCGAGCTGGCCGGACGCTTCCCGGCGTACGGCCGCTGA
- the atpE gene encoding ATP synthase F0 subunit C, with amino-acid sequence MAATETLAQVTGSLGSIGYGLAAIGPGIGVGIVFGNGTQALARQPEAAGLIRANQILGFAFCEALALIGIVMPFVFGQ; translated from the coding sequence ATGGCTGCCACTGAGACCCTTGCCCAGGTCACCGGTTCGCTCGGCTCCATCGGCTACGGCCTCGCCGCGATCGGCCCCGGCATCGGCGTCGGCATCGTCTTCGGCAACGGCACCCAGGCTCTGGCCCGTCAGCCCGAGGCCGCCGGCCTGATCCGTGCCAACCAGATCCTGGGCTTCGCCTTCTGTGAGGCGCTCGCCCTGATCGGCATCGTTATGCCGTTCGTGTTCGGTCAGTAA